A genomic window from Oscillospiraceae bacterium includes:
- a CDS encoding RNA polymerase sigma factor, with product MTDKAQLFKLFEDEYISKVFGFCCLKTNTKEDAEDLAQDISCQIIRSIQAGKAIENFNAWVWSISNHTFFNWLRNKKHGSTMYLTELYPSDESVEDEYEFKEQKALLRRELSLMSGNYREAVVMYYFYGKSCDEIGKALGKSSGTVKWWLYDARKFIKEGMNTMREYGEKSYKPGTLRLSCQCNPGADYEPMSCVKRKSTQNILLTAYRAPVTIEELCIELGISAPYIEDEVNYLVKNQLMKKVKEKKFQTDFVILPGQNCTGDKIYKECFPDYYKKLIEFIEANKVKLSHDKFNTAVFTWGRLLWVYIHIITDIMLCKFKREECNIVMYRDIPDRPAGGKWIALGFDNSYFFENKPEWKEYQPFDGPVHKCENDSAQGFFHYWSGLDSSIYFDIPYGVFALCRDVIKGDIKPENLTDEQKNLFSVALEKKLFIRNESGFRQNYYYVSEHERKEIEKIAFSFYDTAKDYFNIAYDLVLKEYLPAIPKNLHWQAGNFLSNHLNTFVTCSLYEAFNAGKLSKPDEFNKEWLSLFASE from the coding sequence TTGACGGATAAAGCCCAGCTCTTTAAACTTTTTGAAGATGAATATATTTCAAAGGTTTTTGGATTTTGTTGCTTGAAAACAAACACAAAAGAAGATGCGGAGGATTTAGCACAGGATATTTCCTGTCAGATTATCCGTTCGATTCAAGCAGGTAAAGCTATTGAAAATTTCAATGCTTGGGTATGGAGTATATCTAATCACACTTTTTTTAACTGGCTGCGAAATAAAAAGCACGGTTCTACAATGTATCTTACGGAATTGTATCCGTCAGATGAAAGCGTTGAGGATGAATATGAATTTAAAGAACAGAAAGCGCTCTTGCGTCGAGAGCTTTCATTAATGTCCGGTAATTACCGGGAAGCGGTCGTGATGTACTATTTTTACGGAAAATCCTGTGATGAAATAGGTAAAGCTCTGGGCAAGAGCTCAGGAACAGTCAAATGGTGGCTTTACGATGCCAGAAAATTTATAAAAGAAGGAATGAATACCATGAGAGAATACGGAGAGAAAAGCTATAAACCCGGCACTTTGCGCCTGTCATGCCAATGTAATCCTGGAGCTGATTACGAACCCATGAGCTGTGTAAAGAGAAAATCCACACAAAATATTTTGCTCACCGCTTACAGAGCGCCGGTAACAATCGAAGAATTATGTATAGAGCTTGGAATATCAGCTCCTTATATCGAAGACGAAGTTAATTATCTTGTCAAAAATCAACTGATGAAAAAAGTTAAGGAAAAGAAATTTCAAACAGATTTTGTAATTCTGCCGGGACAAAATTGCACAGGTGATAAAATCTATAAAGAATGCTTTCCTGATTATTATAAGAAGCTGATTGAGTTTATTGAAGCAAACAAGGTAAAGCTTTCACATGATAAGTTCAATACCGCTGTATTTACATGGGGACGCCTGTTGTGGGTATATATTCACATAATAACTGATATTATGTTATGCAAATTTAAACGCGAAGAATGTAATATTGTTATGTACCGTGATATTCCTGATCGTCCGGCCGGCGGTAAATGGATTGCTCTTGGTTTTGATAACAGTTATTTCTTTGAAAACAAACCGGAATGGAAAGAATATCAGCCTTTTGACGGACCGGTTCATAAATGCGAAAATGATTCTGCTCAAGGGTTTTTCCATTATTGGAGCGGACTTGACAGCTCAATATATTTTGATATCCCTTACGGAGTGTTCGCTCTTTGCCGAGATGTGATAAAAGGTGATATAAAACCAGAGAATTTAACAGACGAGCAAAAGAATTTGTTCAGTGTTGCGCTTGAAAAGAAGCTGTTTATCAGAAATGAAAGCGGCTTCCGGCAAAACTATTATTATGTTTCTGAACACGAACGAAAGGAGATCGAAAAAATAGCCTTTTCTTTTTATGATACGGCAAAAGATTATTTCAATATCGCTTATGACCTTGTTTTAAAAGAATATTTACCTGCAATTCCGAAGAACTTACATTGGCAGGCCGGCAATTTTCTATCAAATCATTTGAACACATTTGTTACCTGTTCATTATATGAAGCTTTTAATGCGGGTAAACTGTCAAAGCCGGACGAATTTAATAAGGAATGGCTCAGTCTGTTTGCTTCGGAATAA
- a CDS encoding ATP-binding cassette domain-containing protein encodes MSLLKLEDLSFSYDDGKTDVLKNLNYEFEKGKVYGIMGKSGAGKTTLLSLLSGLTTPTSGKILYDGKDISKIDKYKYRSKFVGVVFQGFNLLPQYTALRNVELSLDVSGKKVNDKRIHAMETLHKVDIDETKAKRRILKLSGGEQQRVAIARALSYDPDIILADEPTGNLDLGTQQDVIDIFKKLAHDENKCIIIVTHSPEVGKNVDIIYELAPLIAEKAKNKINNTELKK; translated from the coding sequence ATGAGCTTATTGAAATTGGAAGATTTATCTTTTTCCTATGATGATGGAAAAACCGATGTTCTAAAAAACTTGAATTATGAATTTGAAAAAGGGAAGGTTTATGGAATAATGGGTAAATCAGGCGCGGGAAAAACCACTTTGCTTTCCCTTTTATCCGGATTAACTACACCAACAAGCGGCAAAATATTATATGACGGCAAAGACATAAGTAAAATAGACAAATATAAATATCGAAGCAAGTTTGTCGGCGTCGTTTTTCAAGGCTTTAATTTATTGCCGCAATATACGGCGCTTCGAAACGTTGAGCTTTCCCTGGATGTGTCAGGGAAAAAGGTTAATGACAAGAGGATTCATGCAATGGAAACACTCCATAAGGTAGATATTGATGAAACAAAAGCTAAACGGAGGATTCTCAAGCTTTCCGGAGGCGAACAGCAAAGGGTCGCTATCGCAAGAGCGCTTTCATATGATCCCGACATTATACTAGCCGATGAGCCAACGGGGAATCTTGATTTAGGAACTCAGCAGGATGTAATAGACATTTTCAAAAAATTAGCGCATGATGAAAACAAATGCATCATTATTGTGACGCATTCGCCTGAAGTGGGGAAAAATGTTGATATAATATATGAATTGGCCCCGCTTATAGCCGAAAAAGCAAAGAATAAAATCAATAACACCGAGCTAAAAAAATAA
- a CDS encoding ABC transporter permease: MFIIKNAFLNITSSKGRNVLIGIIVFIIAVSSCIALSVKESAKKAEEEGLANITVTGTISIDRQAMMEKARSEGGDIRSMLSGQHNLSLDDLKKYAGSSYVKDFIYTISSSVNGSVIEPVETDTTVNDTQNDTRSDNFPGGMNGGRGMSFGTQGQFLITGYSSYDAMNNFLTGVCKITDGEIFDVDSDKYECIISDELSLFNNIKIGDTITLTNPNNEEQTFNFIVKGIYNNTNSGSANNFRQFSTAGDPANQIYTSYGALEKAISYTSDNATIETDDYGRERSTAMSGNTSGTYIFADADSFNAFKADVRQMGLSEDYTVSSTDINSYENSLVPVINTANYANTLLLIVLIIGAIILVVLNIFNIRERKYEVGVLTAIGMKKGKVALQFVSELLIVTFVAIILGAAVGAVASVPTSNALLESQISAQEALQQEQSNNFGRQGGNFRGGSFGDGSMSNRNTQINYISTLNASTDMQVVFQLMFIGIALTILASLSAVIFIMRYEPLKILSERA, translated from the coding sequence ATGTTTATTATTAAGAATGCGTTTTTAAACATCACGAGTTCAAAAGGGCGGAACGTTTTAATCGGAATTATTGTTTTTATAATAGCCGTTTCGTCCTGCATCGCGCTATCAGTAAAAGAATCGGCGAAAAAAGCTGAGGAAGAAGGTCTTGCAAATATAACAGTTACCGGTACAATATCTATTGACAGACAAGCAATGATGGAAAAGGCACGATCCGAAGGCGGAGATATCAGGAGCATGCTGTCCGGTCAGCATAACCTTTCTTTGGACGATTTGAAAAAATATGCTGGCTCAAGTTATGTCAAGGATTTTATTTATACAATTTCCTCCTCTGTAAACGGTTCGGTTATAGAGCCTGTCGAAACCGATACAACCGTAAACGACACGCAGAATGATACGCGATCAGACAATTTTCCCGGCGGTATGAACGGCGGCAGAGGTATGAGTTTTGGCACACAAGGACAGTTTTTAATTACCGGATACAGCTCATATGACGCCATGAACAACTTTCTGACCGGTGTCTGTAAAATAACTGACGGTGAAATATTTGACGTCGATTCTGATAAATACGAATGTATCATCAGCGACGAACTAAGCCTGTTCAACAATATAAAGATCGGAGATACCATTACACTGACTAATCCGAATAACGAAGAACAAACTTTTAATTTTATTGTAAAGGGTATTTATAATAATACGAATTCGGGCAGTGCAAACAATTTCAGGCAATTCTCCACAGCGGGAGACCCCGCCAACCAGATTTACACAAGCTACGGAGCTTTGGAAAAAGCGATATCATACACAAGCGATAACGCCACAATTGAAACCGATGATTACGGCAGAGAGCGTTCGACTGCAATGAGCGGGAACACCTCCGGTACGTATATTTTCGCCGACGCGGATTCCTTTAACGCTTTTAAGGCTGATGTCAGGCAAATGGGTTTGAGCGAGGATTATACTGTTTCGTCCACTGATATCAACAGTTATGAAAACAGCCTCGTACCTGTTATAAACACAGCAAATTATGCAAATACATTACTCCTGATTGTTTTAATAATAGGCGCTATAATTTTGGTTGTTCTGAATATCTTCAATATCCGCGAACGCAAATACGAGGTTGGTGTTCTCACGGCAATAGGTATGAAAAAAGGCAAGGTCGCTTTACAGTTTGTATCAGAGTTATTAATCGTTACATTCGTCGCAATTATTTTAGGAGCCGCGGTCGGAGCGGTTGCTTCTGTTCCGACTTCAAATGCTTTGCTCGAATCCCAGATCTCCGCGCAAGAAGCTCTACAGCAGGAGCAAAGCAATAATTTTGGCAGACAGGGAGGCAATTTCAGAGGCGGATCATTTGGAGACGGGAGCATGAGCAATAGAAACACTCAGATAAATTATATTTCCACGCTAAACGCATCGACAGATATGCAGGTGGTTTTTCAATTGATGTTCATCGGTATTGCTTTGACAATATTGGCAAGTCTGTCGGCGGTCATTTTCATCATGCGATATGAGCCGCTTAAAATTCTGAGCGAAAGAGCATAA
- a CDS encoding MATE family efflux transporter encodes MTKAITNKSDNKHGITEGVIWQQLLIFFFPMLLGSFFQQLYNTADAVVVGRFIGKEALSAVGGTTGTIINVLVGFFIAVSSGATIIISQYYGARKDEDVGNAVHTSMAFAITGGIIIMVVGLVAAPYALKAMNTPEELMPYSLTYIRIYFYGLIPNLVYNIGSGILRAIGDSKRPLYFLIVSCFINIIFDLFFVVTLRMGIAGAAWATILSQLISAILICVSLTKSLESYQLKIRSIKFHKYISKSIISIGLPAGFQTLMYSFSNIIIQSFVNGYDTDTIAAWTSYSKIDSMFWMIISSFGISLTTFVGQNYGAKLNDRIRKGVRTCLGISSAATVLISVILYFFGTYIFYLFSDDPAVIEKGAVILRYLVPTYITYVCIEMYSGSLRGMGSTLIPLIMTGFGICALRVIWLYAAVPVYPDFTTVLFSYPMTWTVTSLMFIIYYQIFIRKKKIGFD; translated from the coding sequence ATGACTAAAGCGATTACAAATAAATCAGATAACAAGCATGGTATTACAGAGGGCGTCATCTGGCAGCAGCTGCTTATCTTCTTCTTCCCGATGCTTCTCGGATCGTTTTTTCAACAGCTGTACAACACAGCCGACGCCGTCGTCGTCGGTCGCTTTATCGGCAAAGAGGCTCTTTCGGCAGTAGGCGGAACTACCGGCACAATTATAAATGTGCTTGTAGGCTTTTTTATTGCCGTATCCTCAGGCGCCACAATTATTATTTCCCAGTATTACGGCGCGCGTAAAGACGAGGATGTCGGGAATGCCGTACACACCTCAATGGCATTTGCGATAACTGGTGGTATTATAATAATGGTGGTGGGATTGGTTGCCGCTCCGTACGCATTAAAAGCGATGAATACGCCCGAAGAATTAATGCCTTATTCTCTGACGTATATACGCATATATTTTTACGGACTGATACCGAATCTTGTTTATAACATCGGCTCGGGAATATTAAGAGCTATAGGCGACTCCAAGAGACCGTTATATTTTCTCATAGTAAGTTGTTTTATAAATATTATTTTCGATTTATTCTTCGTCGTTACTCTGCGAATGGGCATTGCCGGAGCGGCATGGGCGACCATCCTTTCACAACTGATCAGCGCAATTCTCATCTGTGTTTCTCTTACAAAATCGCTGGAATCATATCAGCTTAAAATCAGAAGCATTAAATTTCATAAGTATATATCAAAAAGTATCATTTCGATCGGGCTGCCTGCCGGTTTTCAGACCCTGATGTACTCTTTTTCAAATATTATTATCCAAAGCTTTGTAAACGGTTACGACACCGATACAATCGCAGCCTGGACCTCATATTCAAAAATAGACTCAATGTTCTGGATGATCATAAGCTCATTCGGGATATCGCTCACAACCTTTGTCGGTCAGAATTACGGCGCGAAGCTAAATGATCGAATCAGAAAGGGCGTGCGCACCTGTCTGGGAATTTCATCGGCGGCAACCGTTTTGATAAGCGTTATTCTGTATTTTTTTGGAACTTATATTTTTTACCTTTTCAGCGATGACCCGGCGGTAATCGAAAAGGGTGCGGTCATTCTTCGTTATCTGGTGCCGACATATATAACATATGTATGTATCGAGATGTATTCCGGTTCGCTCAGAGGGATGGGCAGCACATTAATACCGCTGATAATGACCGGATTCGGCATATGCGCATTGCGCGTTATATGGCTGTATGCTGCGGTGCCCGTATATCCCGATTTCACAACGGTTCTGTTCAGTTATCCGATGACATGGACAGTGACTTCGCTGATGTTCATTATCTATTACCAGATATTCATAAGAAAAAAGAAAATTGGATTTGATTGA
- a CDS encoding GtrA family protein — MLKFIDFCFRILSCIIPKKYREKYFSFVKSEGILYIVFGVLTTIVSYASYIIMTRLFDADMYVSKTISWICAVTFAFITNKLYVFKSNAKLKGGLIWEIFSFYAARLLSLGIDQFLLWLLANPPFLLNDIVVLIISNIITLIVNYILSKLIIFRKTDPKNIEVKDNTHNNSL, encoded by the coding sequence TTGTTAAAATTCATTGATTTCTGCTTCAGAATTCTATCTTGCATTATTCCCAAAAAATACCGTGAGAAATATTTCAGCTTCGTTAAAAGCGAAGGAATATTATACATTGTTTTCGGTGTGCTCACGACTATTGTCTCCTATGCCTCTTATATCATAATGACGCGCCTTTTCGATGCGGATATGTATGTGTCAAAAACAATATCCTGGATATGCGCGGTTACATTTGCATTTATCACGAATAAGCTCTACGTTTTTAAAAGCAATGCCAAGCTAAAAGGCGGCCTTATTTGGGAAATATTTTCTTTTTACGCCGCCCGGCTTTTATCTCTTGGCATAGATCAATTTCTCCTTTGGCTGCTTGCCAATCCTCCATTCTTACTCAATGACATTGTCGTATTGATAATATCAAACATTATTACACTGATTGTTAATTATATTCTCAGCAAACTGATTATTTTCCGTAAAACAGATCCCAAAAATATAGAAGTAAAAGACAATACACATAATAACAGTCTTTAG
- a CDS encoding GGDEF domain-containing protein, protein MDISRLLKKDAPDPDMSSKSEIYLASLNIKRILSLSKLVFIYLVCCFALPSIRFDIHSPIFISLCVSAFLSAIAAISIHLLYKKEMPPHKSIGIYRSYWLFLLLSLSPLFIRDTICSDLPFNTLLFFCLAIIVPVFSVKDLKALYLFFTIFTTAVSAFFSSNILNIVFIFAIAMISFFVSFYLHSEYTDIVTRLRVESDTDILTGLFNNRSGLEKMRSTLAICRRIGQPCAAYMIGIDYFKNYTDVFGHLKGDEALAMISQCLSDLFGRETDVICRYSEDVFAVLVISKSRVAATEHATRVLKRIEGLDIKSDIESTPVSVSQHLTVSIGISMYWPDIHPELTESTLDKLLASASSQLDKARENGRNRVCSTEGSSF, encoded by the coding sequence ATGGATATTTCAAGGCTGTTAAAAAAAGATGCTCCTGATCCCGATATGTCCTCAAAATCAGAAATATATCTTGCATCTCTGAATATCAAGCGTATTTTGTCCCTTTCTAAGCTGGTATTTATTTATCTTGTCTGCTGTTTTGCTTTGCCAAGTATCAGATTCGATATACACTCTCCGATATTTATCTCTCTTTGTGTTTCCGCATTTTTATCAGCAATAGCCGCGATTTCAATACATTTGCTATATAAAAAAGAAATGCCTCCACACAAATCGATTGGTATTTACAGATCATATTGGCTGTTTCTGCTGCTTTCATTATCTCCGCTTTTTATTCGTGACACGATTTGTTCTGACTTGCCATTCAATACTCTTCTCTTCTTCTGCTTGGCAATAATTGTCCCTGTTTTTTCGGTAAAAGATCTCAAGGCGCTTTATTTATTCTTTACCATTTTTACGACAGCGGTAAGCGCTTTTTTCAGCAGTAATATTTTAAATATCGTTTTTATATTTGCTATCGCAATGATTTCATTCTTTGTTTCGTTTTACCTTCATAGTGAATATACCGACATTGTCACACGTCTGCGTGTCGAAAGCGATACTGATATTCTCACAGGGCTATTTAACAACCGATCAGGACTCGAGAAAATGAGATCAACTCTTGCGATATGCCGGCGTATAGGTCAGCCATGCGCGGCATATATGATCGGAATTGACTATTTTAAAAATTATACCGATGTTTTCGGACATCTGAAAGGCGACGAAGCTCTTGCCATGATATCCCAGTGCTTATCTGATCTTTTCGGGCGTGAAACTGATGTCATCTGCCGCTATTCAGAAGATGTTTTTGCTGTGCTGGTTATTTCAAAATCACGCGTCGCCGCGACAGAGCACGCCACCCGGGTTTTGAAACGAATTGAAGGATTAGATATAAAATCCGATATTGAATCCACCCCGGTTTCTGTCTCTCAACACTTAACCGTAAGCATCGGAATTTCAATGTACTGGCCCGATATACATCCGGAGCTCACCGAATCGACGCTTGACAAGCTGCTCGCCTCCGCTTCGTCTCAACTGGATAAAGCCCGGGAAAACGGGCGGAACAGGGTTTGTTCTACGGAAGGAAGCTCGTTTTAA
- a CDS encoding L-serine ammonia-lyase, iron-sulfur-dependent, subunit alpha: MHSIRELYKIGSGPSSSHTMGPEKAAKQFILQNPDADSFKAILYGSLAKTGKGHGTDRVLISTFEPKKCEVIFNKDDSIVLPHENTMDLIAYKYGIESAHIRVMSIGGGDIMIEGEKEPPHIDVYPENSFAEIAEVCRNNNIRISEYVRLREGDGIFNYLAEIWNTMQRCMLDGLSSKGVLPGGLNVERKANFLYNQRHMDESDSTYQTRIVCSYAFAASEQNAGGGTVVTAPTCGSCGVVPAVLKYMNDERGFHDEKIINALAVAGIIGNVVKENASISGAECGCQAEVGCACSMAAAALAELFNMGIDQIEYAAEVALEHHLGLTCDPICGLVQIPCIERNAVAAMRAINAVTLANFLTFTRKISFDFIVKTMYETGKDMPSRYRETSDGGLAKLYK; the protein is encoded by the coding sequence ATGCATTCCATAAGAGAATTATATAAAATTGGCTCCGGACCGTCCAGCTCGCATACAATGGGACCGGAAAAGGCGGCAAAGCAGTTTATTTTACAGAATCCGGATGCTGACAGCTTTAAAGCTATCCTTTACGGATCTTTGGCGAAAACCGGAAAAGGGCATGGTACAGACAGGGTATTAATAAGCACATTTGAGCCGAAAAAGTGCGAGGTTATTTTTAATAAAGACGATTCAATAGTATTGCCGCATGAAAATACTATGGATTTGATCGCATATAAGTACGGAATTGAATCCGCCCATATCCGTGTAATGAGCATCGGCGGAGGCGATATAATGATAGAAGGAGAGAAAGAACCGCCGCATATTGATGTATATCCTGAAAATTCGTTCGCTGAAATTGCCGAGGTATGCAGAAATAACAACATCAGGATAAGCGAATATGTACGCCTTCGCGAAGGAGACGGTATTTTTAATTATCTTGCGGAAATATGGAATACTATGCAGCGCTGTATGCTGGATGGACTGTCATCTAAAGGGGTTTTACCAGGCGGACTCAATGTAGAAAGAAAAGCAAATTTTTTATATAATCAACGGCACATGGACGAAAGCGATTCGACATACCAGACTCGTATAGTATGCTCATACGCTTTTGCGGCAAGTGAACAGAATGCCGGAGGAGGAACGGTTGTTACGGCTCCGACCTGCGGTTCATGCGGAGTTGTTCCCGCTGTTTTAAAGTACATGAATGATGAAAGAGGCTTTCATGACGAAAAAATAATAAACGCGCTTGCCGTTGCAGGAATAATAGGAAACGTAGTTAAAGAAAACGCTTCAATAAGCGGAGCGGAGTGCGGCTGTCAAGCAGAAGTTGGATGTGCATGTTCAATGGCGGCTGCCGCCCTTGCCGAGCTTTTCAATATGGGAATAGACCAGATTGAATACGCGGCAGAGGTCGCGCTTGAGCATCATCTTGGTCTTACCTGTGATCCGATATGCGGTCTCGTCCAAATCCCGTGCATAGAACGAAATGCCGTCGCGGCAATGCGTGCCATTAACGCCGTGACACTGGCAAATTTTCTGACATTTACAAGAAAGATATCATTTGATTTTATTGTAAAAACCATGTATGAAACAGGTAAGGATATGCCGTCACGATATCGCGAAACCTCTGACGGAGGGCTTGCGAAGCTGTATAAATGA
- a CDS encoding carbohydrate kinase family protein, with translation MKKGIAIAGNLIVDHVKMIDSYPAMGMLTNIREVSDSIGGCAGNTICDLAIIDRSVPLKCIGRIGADADGNYILKMLESCGIDTSLIKKTSATTTSFTDVMTSLSQNERTFFHARGANAEFCIDDIPFDQINADIFHLGYALLLDKFDISDPDSEFGTVFARALAYAQKAGMKTSMDVVSENSDRFDILVPPCLKYCDYLIINEIEAAQTTGISIRGADRKIIDSEVKRVIEKMFSLGVSDTVCVHAPEGGWYSKKGGTVFYRDSLYLPKGYIKGKVGAGDAFCAGMLYSLYREFNPDYSLRVANAAAGANLSQKNSIDGMRDFTEMMKLDALYADVKPDEYC, from the coding sequence ATGAAAAAGGGTATTGCAATAGCCGGAAACCTGATAGTTGATCATGTTAAAATGATTGACAGTTATCCTGCAATGGGAATGCTGACAAATATAAGGGAAGTATCCGATTCAATAGGAGGCTGCGCGGGCAACACGATTTGCGATCTGGCAATAATTGATCGTTCTGTGCCGTTAAAGTGCATAGGCAGAATCGGGGCAGACGCAGACGGAAATTATATACTCAAGATGCTTGAAAGCTGCGGAATTGATACTTCACTTATAAAAAAGACATCTGCTACGACTACATCATTTACTGATGTTATGACATCTCTTTCGCAGAACGAACGCACGTTTTTCCACGCGCGTGGTGCTAATGCGGAATTTTGCATTGATGATATACCCTTTGATCAGATAAACGCCGATATATTCCATCTTGGATACGCTCTGCTTCTCGATAAATTTGATATTTCAGATCCGGACAGCGAATTCGGTACGGTTTTTGCGCGTGCTTTGGCATATGCACAAAAAGCTGGAATGAAGACAAGCATGGATGTAGTCAGCGAAAACAGCGACAGATTTGACATTCTTGTTCCCCCTTGTCTTAAATATTGCGACTACCTTATAATCAATGAAATTGAGGCTGCTCAAACAACAGGCATATCAATTAGAGGAGCCGACAGAAAAATAATCGATTCAGAGGTAAAACGTGTAATAGAAAAGATGTTCTCGCTGGGTGTTTCCGATACGGTTTGTGTTCACGCGCCTGAAGGCGGTTGGTATTCGAAAAAAGGCGGAACAGTTTTTTATCGCGATTCACTTTATTTACCTAAAGGATATATAAAGGGAAAAGTCGGTGCCGGAGACGCGTTTTGCGCGGGAATGCTTTATTCGTTATACAGAGAATTTAATCCGGACTACTCGTTGAGAGTTGCAAATGCCGCCGCAGGCGCAAATCTTTCTCAAAAAAATTCAATAGACGGTATGCGTGATTTTACTGAAATGATGAAGCTTGACGCGCTTTATGCGGATGTAAAGCCGGATGAATATTGCTGA
- a CDS encoding U32 family peptidase, translating to MTKENKPVNKKPELLSPAGNFEKLTFALSYGADAVYLAGEEFGMRSAAGNFTNDELIEASKYVRSSGKRFYITVNTLPRDDEFHKLKEFLNFLREIKPDAVIVADLGVFALCRRLLPETDIHISTQGAVVNSESCRIWHEMGAKRIVLARELTLDEIKRIRDNVPETLELEVFIHGAMCVSISGRCLLSEYYVDRDANRGKCAQPCRWIYNFAEEKRPDDILTGEVHREGTYLFGSKDMNLIRHIDELCDSGIDCFKIEGRMKSAYYAAVTANAYHIAIDAHNSSQPADIDALALELDGVSHREYCTGYFFDHPYLNSQLADKPGYIRESSFLATIDRFDPETHTAFCTQKNKMYSGFPAELLTPGKTGVRFIAGEMRDSEGCIIDASPHPQMKYSVRFPDDFPFTPKTGDIIRAAQC from the coding sequence ATGACAAAAGAAAATAAACCTGTAAATAAAAAGCCCGAGTTGCTTTCTCCGGCGGGGAATTTTGAAAAGCTCACGTTTGCGCTTTCTTACGGAGCAGACGCGGTTTACCTTGCCGGGGAAGAATTCGGTATGCGCTCCGCGGCCGGAAATTTTACAAATGACGAGCTGATTGAAGCGTCAAAATATGTAAGATCATCAGGAAAGCGTTTTTATATAACCGTTAATACACTGCCCAGAGATGATGAATTTCACAAGCTTAAGGAGTTTCTGAATTTTCTTAGAGAAATAAAGCCCGACGCGGTTATTGTGGCTGATTTGGGTGTGTTCGCTCTTTGCCGGAGGCTTCTGCCGGAAACGGATATACACATTTCAACCCAGGGAGCGGTTGTCAACAGCGAATCCTGTCGGATATGGCATGAAATGGGAGCAAAGCGAATTGTACTCGCACGTGAGCTGACGCTTGATGAAATAAAGCGTATACGTGATAATGTTCCTGAAACTCTTGAGCTTGAAGTTTTTATCCACGGAGCTATGTGTGTGTCAATATCGGGAAGGTGCTTGCTGTCCGAATATTACGTAGACAGAGATGCCAATCGTGGAAAATGCGCTCAGCCGTGCAGATGGATTTACAATTTTGCTGAGGAAAAGCGGCCTGATGACATACTCACTGGTGAAGTCCATCGCGAAGGGACATATCTTTTCGGATCAAAGGATATGAATCTTATAAGACATATTGATGAGTTATGCGATTCAGGTATTGATTGCTTCAAAATCGAAGGAAGGATGAAGAGTGCGTATTATGCTGCTGTCACGGCAAATGCCTACCATATAGCTATAGACGCACATAATTCATCACAGCCTGCGGATATTGATGCGCTCGCGCTGGAATTGGATGGAGTTTCACACAGAGAGTATTGTACTGGTTATTTTTTTGATCATCCTTATTTGAATTCACAGCTTGCGGATAAGCCCGGTTATATTAGAGAAAGCAGCTTTCTGGCTACAATAGACAGATTTGATCCTGAAACTCACACCGCTTTTTGCACGCAAAAGAATAAAATGTATTCTGGTTTTCCCGCGGAGCTTTTAACTCCCGGGAAAACCGGGGTAAGATTCATTGCCGGTGAAATGAGAGATTCTGAAGGATGTATAATAGATGCCTCTCCTCATCCTCAGATGAAATACAGCGTACGTTTTCCCGATGATTTCCCGTTCACGCCAAAAACGGGAGATATAATAAGAGCGGCACAGTGCTGA